Proteins from one Aureimonas sp. SA4125 genomic window:
- a CDS encoding nitrous oxide reductase family maturation protein NosD, whose amino-acid sequence MIHLRLAALMLGMAALGAAIPVPSRAADRSVTAAEGGLLQALLDAASPGDTITLDAETYAAPITIDTAVKLTGKPGAAIVGNGRGSVVTINAPGAAVSHLAISGSGSDLATLDSGVLVNKTATGAVVEQNVITGNLFGIYLHGAVDSLARANRITGLRDGHRSAAGNGVTVWNAPGAKVLDNDIRFGRDGIATMASKRNVFRGNRFRDLRFGIHYMYTNDSEVADNVSIGNAVGFAIMFSNRLTITGNRSDGDRDHGLLLNSANGSTITGNSVIGLMQPVDRWLTTAARDPDMPKADDGAAIPGDAGGLRLGPEKCVFIYNANKNRFSRNRFENCAIGIHFTAGSEGNAMAGNAFIDNRNQVKYVGTRNMDWSADGRGNYWSDNPAFDLNGDGVADSPYRPNDLMDRVLWTSPQAKVLTSSPAVQVIRWAQAQFPALLPGGVVDSHPLMAPPRPSEAKP is encoded by the coding sequence ATGATCCACCTGCGTCTTGCAGCCCTCATGCTTGGAATGGCCGCCCTCGGGGCGGCCATTCCGGTCCCGTCCCGGGCTGCCGACCGCAGTGTCACCGCGGCCGAGGGCGGCCTGCTGCAGGCCCTCCTCGACGCCGCTTCGCCCGGCGACACCATCACCCTGGATGCCGAGACCTACGCTGCGCCGATCACGATCGACACGGCGGTAAAGCTCACGGGCAAGCCGGGCGCCGCCATCGTCGGGAACGGCCGTGGCAGCGTGGTCACGATCAATGCTCCGGGCGCCGCGGTGAGCCATCTGGCCATTTCCGGCTCGGGTTCGGACCTCGCCACGCTGGATTCCGGCGTGCTGGTCAACAAGACCGCCACCGGCGCGGTGGTCGAGCAGAACGTCATCACCGGCAATCTCTTCGGCATCTATCTGCACGGCGCGGTCGATTCCCTGGCCCGCGCCAACCGCATCACCGGGCTGAGGGATGGCCACCGGAGCGCTGCGGGCAACGGCGTCACTGTCTGGAATGCGCCGGGCGCGAAGGTGCTCGACAACGACATCCGCTTCGGGCGCGACGGCATCGCGACCATGGCCAGCAAGCGCAACGTGTTCCGCGGCAACCGCTTCCGCGACCTGCGCTTCGGCATACACTACATGTACACCAACGACAGCGAGGTCGCCGACAACGTCTCGATCGGCAACGCCGTCGGTTTCGCCATCATGTTTTCCAATCGGTTGACGATCACCGGAAACCGTTCGGATGGCGACCGCGATCACGGCCTGCTGCTGAACTCCGCCAACGGCTCGACCATCACCGGCAACAGCGTGATCGGTCTGATGCAGCCCGTCGATCGCTGGCTGACGACCGCCGCCCGCGATCCCGATATGCCGAAAGCCGACGACGGTGCGGCGATCCCCGGCGATGCCGGCGGGCTGCGTCTCGGTCCGGAGAAATGCGTCTTCATCTACAACGCCAACAAGAACCGCTTTTCCCGGAACCGGTTCGAGAACTGCGCCATCGGCATCCACTTCACCGCGGGATCGGAAGGCAACGCCATGGCCGGCAACGCTTTCATCGACAACCGCAACCAGGTCAAATATGTCGGGACGCGCAACATGGACTGGTCGGCGGACGGTCGCGGCAATTACTGGAGCGACAATCCCGCCTTCGACCTGAACGGCGATGGCGTCGCAGACAGCCCCTACCGCCCGAACGATCTGATGGACCGGGTGCTCTGGACCTCGCCGCAGGCCAAGGTCCTGACCAGCAGCCCGGCGGTCCAGGTCATTCGCTGGGCGCAGGCGCAGTTTCCGGCTCTCCTGCCGGGCGGCGTCGTCGACAGTCACCCGCTGATGGCGCCCCCCCGCCCGAGCGAGGCAAAGCCATGA
- a CDS encoding ABC transporter ATP-binding protein: MTATVSIIGASKRYGRIEAVKDVSLTLDEGEVVALVGHNGAGKTTLIKLMLGLIRPSEGRVRVLGEDPATGDFAVRQRLGYLPESVSFHMALTGRETLAFYARLKRVEIAGGADLFERVGLAAEAADRPVRTYSKGMRQRLGLAQALLGHPRVLLLDEPTSGLDPALRRHFYDLITELRAGGTTVLLSSHALTELEDRTDRVVIVTGGRKIADGTLADLRGIANLPTRVSVRLAKEGTAPSWSETGTRWRLAPDGTMEAEVAANCKIALLHAITADPSALTSLVVIEPTLDDLYAHFLTLQQARS, from the coding sequence ATGACGGCGACCGTCAGCATCATCGGCGCCAGCAAGCGCTACGGCAGGATCGAGGCCGTCAAGGACGTCTCCCTCACCCTCGACGAAGGCGAAGTGGTTGCCCTCGTCGGCCATAACGGCGCGGGCAAGACCACGCTGATCAAGCTGATGCTGGGCCTGATCCGCCCGAGCGAAGGCCGTGTCCGCGTTCTCGGCGAGGATCCGGCAACCGGCGATTTCGCCGTGCGCCAGCGGCTCGGCTACCTGCCGGAGAGCGTGTCGTTCCACATGGCGCTGACGGGGCGCGAGACGCTGGCCTTCTACGCCCGGCTGAAACGGGTGGAGATCGCCGGTGGGGCCGATCTGTTCGAGCGGGTCGGACTGGCCGCGGAAGCCGCGGATCGGCCGGTGCGAACCTATTCCAAGGGCATGCGCCAGCGCCTCGGCCTCGCCCAGGCGCTGCTGGGTCACCCGCGGGTGCTGCTGCTCGACGAGCCGACCAGCGGCCTCGATCCGGCCCTGCGCCGGCATTTCTACGACCTGATCACCGAGCTGCGCGCCGGCGGAACCACCGTGCTTCTGTCCTCGCATGCTCTCACCGAGCTGGAGGACCGTACCGACCGCGTCGTCATCGTCACCGGCGGGCGCAAGATCGCCGACGGCACGCTCGCCGATCTGCGCGGCATCGCCAACCTGCCGACCCGCGTCAGCGTGCGTCTGGCCAAAGAGGGCACGGCGCCGAGCTGGAGTGAGACCGGCACACGATGGAGGCTGGCCCCCGACGGCACGATGGAGGCCGAGGTGGCGGCGAACTGCAAGATCGCCCTGCTGCACGCGATCACCGCCGATCCCTCGGCGCTGACCAGCCTCGTCGTCATCGAGCCGACGCTGGACGATCTCTACGCCCACTTTCTAACCCTGCAGCAGGCACGGTCATGA
- a CDS encoding ferritin family protein, giving the protein MPKTTMEPWLVKSMPELIALAAAMEQDAVDGYLALAVRMRAENRPDLAAVFDSLVAEEQGHLDNVDRWRSASGGEMVTVPVLVPEASFDDEGAGVVAPERLSAYRAFSMAVRNEERAFVFWSYIAAHAPTPEIRVSAERMAKEELGHVATLRRERRLAFHAERRSASRATKGDLPALEAQLAEHLMQRAAGPQADSPGRSHGLATAAGARADRMTALAFIATPLLENLPEAVSGHPISLSEFLLDCYLDLAEREKQEEPRLRAQAFAGELIACLQVLRASPHA; this is encoded by the coding sequence ATGCCGAAGACGACGATGGAGCCCTGGCTGGTGAAATCGATGCCGGAGTTGATCGCGCTCGCGGCAGCCATGGAACAGGACGCGGTCGACGGATATCTGGCACTGGCCGTGCGGATGCGGGCGGAAAACCGCCCGGACCTTGCGGCCGTGTTCGACTCCCTGGTGGCGGAAGAACAGGGCCATCTGGACAATGTCGACCGCTGGCGTTCCGCGAGCGGGGGCGAGATGGTCACCGTGCCCGTTCTGGTGCCCGAAGCGTCCTTCGACGACGAGGGAGCCGGCGTCGTCGCGCCCGAACGCCTGAGTGCCTACCGGGCCTTCTCCATGGCCGTCCGCAACGAGGAACGGGCCTTCGTCTTCTGGTCCTACATCGCCGCGCACGCGCCGACGCCCGAGATCCGCGTTTCGGCGGAACGGATGGCGAAGGAAGAATTGGGGCATGTCGCCACGCTGCGCCGGGAACGACGATTGGCTTTTCATGCGGAACGCCGATCCGCGTCTCGAGCGACGAAAGGCGATCTGCCGGCGCTCGAGGCCCAGCTGGCCGAGCATCTCATGCAGAGGGCGGCCGGGCCTCAGGCTGACTCTCCGGGAAGATCTCACGGGCTGGCGACCGCGGCGGGAGCGCGTGCCGATCGGATGACGGCCCTTGCATTCATCGCCACGCCGCTTCTCGAAAACCTTCCAGAGGCGGTATCCGGGCACCCGATATCGCTCAGCGAGTTCCTCCTCGACTGCTATCTCGATCTGGCCGAGCGCGAGAAGCAGGAAGAGCCGCGCCTGCGGGCTCAGGCCTTCGCCGGCGAGCTGATCGCCTGTCTGCAGGTGTTGCGCGCCTCTCCGCACGCCTGA
- the nosZ gene encoding TAT-dependent nitrous-oxide reductase produces the protein MSEENQSRLNRRQMLGSTAFVAAAGAATVGGVLSLPGGAVTTARAATGAANYEVKPGELDEYYTFFSSGQSGEVRIVGVPSMRELMRIPVFNRCSATGWGQTNESRKIMTEGLLPETIEFLADKGGVYSNGDLHHPHLSFTDGTYDGRYLYANDKANTRVCRIRLDVMKCDKITELPNQHTVHGLRVQKYPRTGYVFANGEDGVPLPNDGKILDDPKQYHAIFTALDGDTMKVAWQVIVDGNLDNVDADYQGKYAFATCYNSEGGVNLAEMMASEQDWMVIFDLKRIEEGVKNGDFQTMGGVPVLDGRKGSKYTRYVPVSNSPHGCNTAPDGIHVVVAGKLSPTVTVFDVRKFDDLFADKIQPRDTIVAEPEIGLGPLHTAYDGRGNAYTTLFIDSQICKWNIDDAVRAFAGEKVDPIRQKIDVHYQPGHNHTSMGQTKEADGKWLISLNKFSKDRYLNVGPLKPESDQLIDISGDQMVLVHDNPTFAEPHDATIVHASKINPVNVWSRDDAFFADAVEQAKKDNIDLMVDSEVIREGNKVRVYMTSAAPAFGLDSFTVKQGEEVTVYVTNIDEVEDLTHGFAIVNYGINMEVAPQATASVTFKATKAGVYWYYCSWFCHAMHMEMKGRMLVEPQSA, from the coding sequence ATGTCTGAAGAAAACCAGAGCCGCCTGAACAGACGCCAGATGCTGGGGTCCACGGCGTTCGTGGCAGCCGCCGGTGCCGCGACGGTCGGGGGCGTCCTGAGCCTGCCCGGCGGCGCGGTCACGACGGCGCGGGCGGCCACCGGCGCTGCCAACTACGAGGTCAAGCCCGGCGAGCTCGACGAGTACTACACGTTCTTTTCGAGCGGCCAGAGCGGCGAAGTCCGCATCGTCGGCGTGCCGTCGATGCGCGAGCTGATGCGCATTCCGGTGTTCAACCGCTGCAGCGCGACCGGCTGGGGGCAGACCAACGAGAGCCGCAAGATCATGACCGAGGGTCTCCTGCCGGAGACCATCGAATTCCTCGCCGACAAGGGCGGCGTCTACAGCAATGGCGATCTGCACCACCCGCATCTGTCGTTCACCGACGGCACCTATGACGGCCGCTACCTCTATGCCAACGACAAGGCCAATACCCGCGTCTGCCGCATCCGCCTCGACGTGATGAAATGCGACAAGATCACCGAACTGCCGAACCAGCACACCGTCCACGGCCTGCGCGTCCAGAAGTATCCCCGGACCGGCTATGTCTTCGCCAATGGCGAGGACGGCGTTCCCCTGCCCAATGACGGCAAGATCCTCGACGATCCCAAGCAGTACCACGCGATCTTCACTGCCCTCGACGGCGACACGATGAAGGTCGCCTGGCAGGTCATCGTCGACGGCAACCTCGACAATGTCGATGCCGACTACCAGGGCAAGTATGCCTTCGCCACCTGCTACAATTCGGAAGGCGGCGTGAACCTCGCCGAGATGATGGCGAGCGAGCAGGATTGGATGGTGATCTTTGATCTGAAGCGGATCGAGGAAGGGGTGAAGAACGGCGACTTCCAGACCATGGGCGGCGTGCCCGTGCTCGACGGCCGCAAGGGCTCGAAATACACGCGCTACGTCCCGGTCTCCAACAGCCCGCACGGCTGCAACACGGCCCCCGACGGCATCCATGTCGTCGTTGCCGGCAAGCTGTCCCCGACCGTCACCGTGTTCGACGTGCGCAAGTTCGACGACCTCTTCGCCGACAAGATCCAGCCCCGCGACACCATCGTCGCCGAGCCGGAAATCGGCCTCGGGCCGCTGCACACTGCCTATGACGGTCGCGGCAACGCCTACACGACGCTGTTCATCGACAGCCAGATCTGCAAGTGGAACATCGACGACGCCGTCCGGGCCTTCGCGGGCGAGAAGGTCGATCCGATCCGCCAGAAGATCGACGTCCACTACCAGCCGGGCCACAACCACACCTCCATGGGCCAGACCAAGGAGGCCGATGGCAAATGGCTGATCTCGCTGAACAAGTTCTCCAAGGACCGCTATCTCAACGTCGGTCCGCTGAAGCCGGAGAGCGATCAGCTCATCGATATCTCCGGCGACCAGATGGTGCTGGTGCACGACAACCCGACCTTCGCCGAACCGCATGACGCGACCATCGTGCACGCCTCGAAGATCAATCCGGTCAACGTGTGGAGCCGCGACGACGCGTTCTTCGCCGATGCGGTCGAGCAGGCCAAGAAGGACAACATCGATCTCATGGTGGATTCGGAAGTGATCCGCGAGGGCAACAAGGTGCGCGTCTACATGACGTCGGCAGCACCCGCCTTCGGTCTGGATAGCTTCACGGTCAAGCAGGGCGAGGAGGTGACGGTCTACGTCACCAATATCGACGAGGTCGAAGACCTCACCCACGGCTTTGCCATCGTCAACTACGGCATCAACATGGAAGTGGCGCCGCAGGCCACGGCCTCCGTCACCTTCAAGGCGACCAAGGCCGGCGTGTATTGGTATTACTGCTCGTGGTTCTGCCATGCCATGCACATGGAAATGAAGGGCCGCATGCTCGTCGAGCCGCAGTCCGCATGA
- a CDS encoding NnrU family protein, with protein sequence MGMFLLALGVFLLLHSVPALPGIRAELVTRLGRKTYLAGYSLASVGALAWMFQAALTMEFVALWEPSAWQGWVTLVTAPVGLFLVLAGLFSINPLSITVRSGEGALGAITALTRHPVLWGFWLWAVGHMVPNGDLRAFVLFGSLALFAAGGIAMTERRSRKRLGRDWARLAAGTSIVLFAALASGRARLGVDRVMVAAAVSTALSTLWLLSGGHLLLFGADPLLLALPH encoded by the coding sequence ATGGGCATGTTTCTTCTGGCGCTTGGCGTCTTCCTGCTGCTGCACAGCGTGCCGGCCTTGCCCGGTATCCGTGCCGAACTGGTCACCCGTCTCGGCCGCAAGACCTATCTTGCTGGCTATTCGCTCGCGTCGGTGGGGGCGCTGGCCTGGATGTTCCAGGCCGCGCTGACGATGGAGTTCGTGGCGCTATGGGAGCCCTCCGCCTGGCAGGGCTGGGTCACCCTGGTGACGGCGCCCGTCGGCCTGTTCCTGGTCCTGGCGGGGCTGTTCAGCATCAACCCGCTGTCGATCACGGTGCGCTCGGGCGAGGGGGCCCTGGGCGCGATCACGGCCCTGACGCGCCATCCGGTGCTCTGGGGCTTCTGGCTGTGGGCGGTCGGCCATATGGTGCCGAACGGCGACCTGCGCGCCTTCGTTCTGTTCGGCAGCCTTGCCCTGTTTGCCGCGGGCGGCATCGCGATGACAGAAAGGCGCAGCCGCAAGCGGCTCGGGCGCGACTGGGCAAGGCTGGCGGCGGGGACTTCAATCGTGCTCTTTGCCGCCCTCGCTTCGGGCCGCGCCCGGCTGGGGGTCGACCGGGTGATGGTTGCCGCCGCCGTCTCGACGGCGCTTTCGACGCTGTGGCTGCTGTCGGGCGGCCATCTGCTGCTGTTCGGCGCCGATCCGCTGCTCCTCGCCCTGCCGCACTAA
- a CDS encoding NosR/NirI family protein: MPSNLHFQRLRRLLSFLAVVWIAVSMASPAFAAGQLTEYLEKVSPGELFEGADRFGGPEGEPPMAPVYRGSDLVGHAYLNSDVTSSVGYSGKPIHIIVGIDAEGVVRGFKLIDHKEPIVLIGIPQARVVAALNSIIDRNMARVATGAERPPQVDIVSGATVTVLVMGDSIIRSAVKLIRTNRLTAGADAPVAVAADVKTVDLSKTDIQDWETLIGDGSVRSLRMTVGEVSEGFRQANHPEAADRPETPQADDRFIDLYIAPVSVPAIGRSLLGEAGYERLVSRLKPGQAAVVVAGEGAYSFKGSGYVRGGIFDRIELLQDGQGLRFRDRNHTRLPTLAAKGAPRLRDIALFTVPAEFAFDVAEPFELQLLVQRSVDTHDKAVIPYTLGYSLPPAYVTVQKAPVAALAPIPDAAPAVEAPAAEAASAASPSAALVPMEDQALWISIWQMNRVSIAITVAALLVLTAIFFFQDWLVKRPVMFGWIRRGYLLFTLVWLGWYANAQLSVVNVLTFVNSLITGFNWEFFLAAPLIFILWAAVAAGLLFWGRGPFCGWLCPFGALQELTNNVAQWLKVPQIRLPWGLHERLWPIKYVIFLGLFGLSFYSVALAEVFSEVEPFKTAIVLKFAREWPFVLFALTLLTAGLFVERFYCRYLCPLGAALAIPGRIRMFEWLKRYPECGTPCQRCAKECPVQSIHPEGQINVNECIYCMHCQELYHDDHRCPHMIQVRLKREKFTALSTPVPARAAAPKTLITHNGAPLKSAELAAGDPAVLRPTKERDHV, translated from the coding sequence ATGCCCAGTAACCTGCATTTCCAGAGACTTCGCAGGCTCCTGTCCTTTCTGGCGGTCGTCTGGATTGCCGTATCGATGGCATCCCCGGCCTTCGCCGCCGGGCAATTGACCGAGTATCTGGAGAAGGTCAGCCCGGGCGAGTTGTTCGAGGGCGCCGACCGTTTCGGCGGGCCTGAGGGTGAGCCGCCGATGGCGCCGGTCTACCGGGGCAGCGATCTGGTCGGCCATGCCTACCTCAATTCCGACGTCACCAGCTCCGTCGGCTATTCCGGCAAGCCCATCCACATCATCGTCGGCATCGACGCCGAGGGCGTGGTTCGCGGCTTCAAGCTGATCGACCACAAGGAGCCGATCGTCCTGATCGGCATCCCGCAGGCCAGGGTCGTCGCCGCGCTGAATTCGATCATCGACAGGAACATGGCGCGCGTCGCGACGGGCGCCGAGCGGCCCCCGCAGGTCGACATCGTCAGCGGCGCCACCGTGACCGTGCTGGTCATGGGCGACAGCATCATCCGCTCGGCGGTCAAGCTGATCCGCACGAACCGGCTGACGGCCGGGGCCGACGCTCCCGTTGCCGTGGCCGCCGACGTCAAGACGGTCGACCTGTCGAAGACCGACATCCAGGACTGGGAAACGCTGATCGGCGACGGCTCGGTCCGCAGCCTGCGGATGACCGTGGGCGAGGTATCGGAGGGATTCCGGCAGGCCAACCATCCCGAAGCCGCCGACAGGCCGGAAACGCCGCAGGCCGACGATCGCTTCATCGATCTCTACATCGCCCCCGTCAGCGTCCCGGCCATCGGCCGGAGCCTCCTTGGCGAGGCGGGCTACGAACGGCTGGTCAGCCGCCTCAAGCCCGGTCAGGCAGCCGTGGTCGTCGCGGGCGAGGGGGCCTATTCGTTCAAGGGGTCGGGCTATGTCCGCGGCGGCATCTTCGACCGCATCGAGCTTCTGCAGGACGGCCAGGGCCTGCGCTTTCGCGACCGCAATCACACGCGGCTGCCGACGCTGGCGGCCAAAGGCGCGCCGCGGCTTCGCGACATCGCCCTCTTCACCGTGCCGGCCGAATTCGCCTTCGATGTTGCCGAGCCCTTCGAGCTGCAATTGCTGGTTCAACGCAGCGTCGATACGCACGACAAGGCGGTCATCCCCTATACGCTCGGCTACAGCCTGCCTCCTGCCTATGTGACGGTCCAAAAGGCCCCGGTCGCAGCCCTTGCGCCGATCCCCGATGCCGCGCCGGCCGTGGAAGCGCCGGCCGCGGAAGCGGCGTCCGCGGCATCGCCGTCGGCCGCGCTGGTGCCGATGGAAGACCAGGCGCTCTGGATCAGCATCTGGCAGATGAACCGGGTGTCGATCGCCATCACCGTCGCCGCGCTGCTCGTTCTCACCGCGATCTTCTTCTTCCAGGATTGGCTGGTCAAACGGCCCGTCATGTTCGGCTGGATCCGCCGCGGCTACCTGCTTTTCACGCTGGTCTGGCTCGGCTGGTACGCCAACGCCCAGCTCTCGGTCGTCAACGTCCTGACCTTCGTCAACTCGCTCATCACCGGTTTCAACTGGGAGTTCTTCCTGGCCGCGCCGCTGATCTTCATTCTCTGGGCAGCGGTCGCCGCAGGCCTGCTGTTCTGGGGCCGCGGCCCGTTCTGCGGCTGGCTGTGCCCCTTCGGCGCCCTGCAGGAGCTGACCAACAACGTCGCGCAGTGGCTGAAGGTGCCGCAGATCCGCCTGCCCTGGGGGCTGCACGAGCGCCTGTGGCCGATCAAATACGTGATCTTCCTCGGCCTGTTCGGCCTGTCCTTCTACTCGGTAGCGCTGGCCGAGGTGTTTTCGGAGGTCGAGCCGTTCAAGACCGCGATCGTGCTCAAATTCGCGCGCGAATGGCCCTTCGTGCTGTTCGCGCTGACGCTGCTGACCGCGGGCCTCTTCGTCGAGCGCTTCTATTGCCGCTATCTCTGCCCGCTCGGCGCGGCGCTCGCCATTCCCGGCCGCATCCGCATGTTCGAATGGCTGAAGCGCTATCCCGAATGCGGCACGCCCTGCCAGCGCTGCGCCAAGGAATGCCCGGTGCAGTCGATCCATCCCGAGGGGCAGATCAACGTCAACGAGTGCATCTACTGCATGCACTGCCAGGAACTCTACCACGACGATCACCGCTGTCCGCACATGATCCAGGTGCGTCTGAAGCGCGAGAAATTCACGGCCCTGTCCACGCCCGTCCCCGCACGGGCCGCAGCGCCGAAAACCCTCATCACCCACAACGGTGCGCCCCTCAAATCCGCTGAATTGGCGGCGGGCGACCCGGCGGTATTGCGACCTACCAAGGAGAGAGACCATGTCTGA